A window of Streptomyces sp. NBC_01142 genomic DNA:
GTCCTCGGTTTGGGCCCGATGGGCCGATCCCTGGCGGGCGCGTTCCTGGATGCCGGCCTGCGAACCACGGTCTGGAACCGGACGCCCGACCGGGACCGGGAGCTGGTCGAGCGGGGCGCGGTCAGCGTCCAGTCGGCCGAGGAAGCGGTTGCCGCAAGCAGGCTGACCGTGGTCTGCGTGCTGAACTACGACGCGGTGGATGGCATTCTGCGGCGCGATGCGGTCACCGACGCGCTCAAGGGGCGCACGGTGGTCAACCTGACCGCAGACACGCCGGACCGAGCCCGGGATACCGCAGCGTGGGCGGCTGAGCACGGCGTTCGCTACCTGGACGGTGCGATCATGACGCCGATCACGACCATCGGCACTCCGGCCGCAGTGTTTATCCACAGCGGCCCGGAAGGTCTCTACCACGAGCACCAGCCCGTCCTGGCGGCGCTGGGAGGCACCCACACCCACCTCGGCGAGGAGATCGGCCGGGCGGCGGCATACGACATCGCGCTGCTCGACATCTTCTGGACCGCCATGACGGGCTATGCCCACGCGTTGGCGGTGGCGCGAGCGGAAGGGGTCACCGCGCGACAGCTGACACCGTTCGCCAAGGGTATCGGCGCCATACTCCCGCCGATCTTCGAAGGGCTCGCGGAGGAAGTGGACAACGGAACGTTCTCCGGCGAGGGCAACCCTCTCACCTCAGCGGCGTCGTCCATGGCCCATATCGTCCACACCGCCGAGGCCCACGGCATCGACGCGGGCGTGATGCGCGCGGCGGAAGGTCTGGCCCGCCGAGCCATCGGACAGGGCCACGGCGCTGACGGGTTCATCCGGATCACCGAGCTGCTGGGTCGTCGCTGAGGAAAACCCCGCGGGTCTACTCGGATTGACTGAGACAGCCGAGCAGCCGCTGTCTCAGTCGATCCGAACACCACAGGTCACAGCATCACGCTGGTTCACCTTCACTGAGACGGGTCAGTTGCCGCGAACGCGTCGACACCTGTGAGCTCGGCCGAGAGCTGCCACAGCCGCGCCGCCTGCCCGGGGTCCGTCGCGTAGGCGCGTACGCCCCCGGAGAGCTCACCCTCGCCCGCGGGCTCCGCGATGTCGCAGTCCTCGCAGTAGACGCCGCCCATGCCCGCCAGCTGCGGGGACGTCGCCGCCCACACCTGCGTCGCCGCTCCCTGGCCCGGGGTCTTGAACCCGGCGTTCGTCGGGTTGCCGTCCTCGTCGATCCAGCCGGCGGCGAGCATCTCCTCCCTGGGGACGTGGCGCGCCAGCCGGGTGGCAATGGCGCCGGGGTGCACCGAGAACGCTCGCACACCGGCGTCCCGGCCGAGCGCGTCGAGCTGTACGGCGAACAGTGCGTTGGCGGTCTTCGCCTGCCCGTATGCCTGCCATTTGTCGTAGCCGTGCTCGAACTGCACGTCGTCCCAGTGGATGCCCGAGAACTGGTGGCCGCTGGAGGACACCGTGACGACGCGCGCCCCGTCCCGCGCGATCGCCGGCCAGAGCCGGTTGACGAGCGCGTAGTGGCCGAGGTGGTTGGTCGCGAACTGCGCCTCCCAGCCCGGTCCGACTCGTGTCTCCGGCGAGGCCATGATCCCGGCGTTGTTGATCAGCAAGTCGATGCTGCGGCCGGAGGCGATGAAGCGTTCGGCGAAACCGCGGACACTTTCGAGGTCGGAGAGATCCAGTTCGTCGACCTCCACGCTGTCGATGCCGGCGACCGCCTCCTGGGCGGCCGCGCGGCGACGGGCGGGCACCACGACATGGGCGCCGGCGCCGGCGAGCGCTCGCGTCGTCTCCAGTCCGATGCCCGAGTAGCCGCCGGTGACGATCGCGAGCTTTCCGGTGAGGTCGATCCCGCGCAGGACCTCCTCCGTGGTGCTCCGGGCTCCGAAGCCTGACCCGATCATGCGCTGAGGAGTTGCCATGCTTCCACGCTACGAGTCGGAACGCGCTCGGCATCGAACACGTGGCCAAGCCCTCGCCGGGTTCACTCCGGCGAGCCGAGCTCCGGTGGCAGCGGGCGGCTGTGCAGTACGTCCAGCCGGGAGACCGCGCGGGTGAGGACGACGTACAGCCGGTGCAGTCCGCGCGCCTCCGCCCCGGCGATCGCCGCCGGTTCGGCGACGACGACATGGTCGTACTCCAGGCCCTTGGCGATGCTCGCCGGCAGGACCGTGACCCGCGCCTCGGCCGTGAGGTCGTCCGCCGTGGCGGTTGCGATGCCCGCCGCGGCGAGAGCCGCGCGGAGCCGGGCCGTGTCCGGCTCGTCCGCGATCACTCCGATCGAGCCCTCGTGGGTCAGCGCCGCCCGTACCGCGCCGACCGTCGCCGCGGCGAGATCGCCGACCTCACGAACCGTCAGCTCACCGTCCCTGCGCAGTGACCGGGCGGGCGGTACGTCGACGTCCAGCGCGGCGACCAGCCGGTTGGCGAGGGCGACGATCGCGGCCGGGACACGGAACCCGGCGGTCAGCGGGACCACGGCGGCCTGCTCCTTGCCGAGGTGGGCCAGTTGCTCGGGCCAGTTGCGGGCGGCCCACGGCGTCGTGCCCTGGGCGAGGTCGCCGAGCACCGTCAGCGAGCCGAAGCCGGCCCGGCGGGCGATCGCGCGGCACTGCATCGGGGAGAGGTCCTGCGCCTCGTCGACGACGATATGGCCGTAGCCGTCGGGGCGTTCGATCAGGCCCGCGAGCTCGTCGAGGAGGACGAGATCGGCCGCCGACCACCCCGCGGACCTGTACGACCGCGGGGGCCTCGTCCAGCGGATCGCCTCCTGCTCCGCCGGCGCGAGGAGGGGGTCGGCGGGGTCGGTGAGCAGCGCGGCGAGCACCTCCTCCGGCTGCGTCCTGGGCCAGACGGTGTCGACGAAGGCGGAGACCGCGCGGGCCCGGCCGGCCTTCTGCACCCAGGAGTTGCTCACCGGACCGGCCCGCCGTTCCGCCTGGAGCTGGAGGGCGCGCACGGCACGCGTGCGGACGCGTTCACGGCCGACGGCGTACGGCGGCGCCTCGGCGCGCACTTCGGCGACGATCCGCTCGAGCTCGTCGAGCGGGATGCGCCAGCGGTACGACCCGTCGGGGACGACGACCGGTTCGGCGGGCGGCGACACCCTGGCGTACAGCGCGCGGTGCAGAACGGCTGCCATACGGGCGTCGTGCTTGACGGCCGCGGCCTCCTCGCTGTCCCGCGTACGCACCGGATGGCGTGCGATCTCGTCGTCGACCGTCGACTGCCTGATGTCGATCTCACCGAGGGAGGGCAGCACCGCGGAGATGTACGAGAGGAAGGTGCGGTTGGGGCCGAGGATCAGCAGTCCGCGGCGCTGGATGCGCTGGGGGTAGGTGTAGAGGAGGTACGCGGCGCGGTGCAGACCGACGGCGGTCTTCCCCGTACCGGGGGCGCCCTGGACACAGACGGATTCGGCGAGTGGAGACCGTACGAGGTCGTCCTGCTCGGGCTGGATGGTGGCGGCGATGTCGCGCATGGGGCCGACGCGGGGCCGCTCGATCTCGCCGGCCAGGATCCGGCTCCCGGTCGGCGCCGGGGCCGAGACGAACGCCGACGCCGGGTCGGATGCCGGGTCCGACGCCGATACGGACACCGGGTCCGACGCCGACGTCGGCTGCGGGTTGGGCTCACCGGCGGCCAGGTGCTCGTCCTCGAGGCTGGTCAGGTCGCCGGAGTCGCCCTTGCTCCAGGGCGCCCAGCCGAAGCGGCGGCGTACGGCCACGCCCTGCGGGTCGCGGGCGCTCGCCCGGTAGAAGGCGCGCGAGACGGGGGCGCGCCAGTCGACGACGAGGGGCGGGGCTGTGCCGTGTCGGGACTGTTCGGTGATGCGGCGCCG
This region includes:
- a CDS encoding SDR family NAD(P)-dependent oxidoreductase gives rise to the protein MATPQRMIGSGFGARSTTEEVLRGIDLTGKLAIVTGGYSGIGLETTRALAGAGAHVVVPARRRAAAQEAVAGIDSVEVDELDLSDLESVRGFAERFIASGRSIDLLINNAGIMASPETRVGPGWEAQFATNHLGHYALVNRLWPAIARDGARVVTVSSSGHQFSGIHWDDVQFEHGYDKWQAYGQAKTANALFAVQLDALGRDAGVRAFSVHPGAIATRLARHVPREEMLAAGWIDEDGNPTNAGFKTPGQGAATQVWAATSPQLAGMGGVYCEDCDIAEPAGEGELSGGVRAYATDPGQAARLWQLSAELTGVDAFAATDPSQ
- a CDS encoding NAD(P)-dependent oxidoreductase, translating into MSLHAEQSAVTVLGLGPMGRSLAGAFLDAGLRTTVWNRTPDRDRELVERGAVSVQSAEEAVAASRLTVVCVLNYDAVDGILRRDAVTDALKGRTVVNLTADTPDRARDTAAWAAEHGVRYLDGAIMTPITTIGTPAAVFIHSGPEGLYHEHQPVLAALGGTHTHLGEEIGRAAAYDIALLDIFWTAMTGYAHALAVARAEGVTARQLTPFAKGIGAILPPIFEGLAEEVDNGTFSGEGNPLTSAASSMAHIVHTAEAHGIDAGVMRAAEGLARRAIGQGHGADGFIRITELLGRR
- a CDS encoding AAA family ATPase, yielding MTSLEHALSEERDYHDACRTAMTGMVDGAAHHVVTGADVSASGADAEALGHYLRSYAKELRELPDSPLFFGRLDFGRDASARDHAGQSYHIGRRRITEQSRHGTAPPLVVDWRAPVSRAFYRASARDPQGVAVRRRFGWAPWSKGDSGDLTSLEDEHLAAGEPNPQPTSASDPVSVSASDPASDPASAFVSAPAPTGSRILAGEIERPRVGPMRDIAATIQPEQDDLVRSPLAESVCVQGAPGTGKTAVGLHRAAYLLYTYPQRIQRRGLLILGPNRTFLSYISAVLPSLGEIDIRQSTVDDEIARHPVRTRDSEEAAAVKHDARMAAVLHRALYARVSPPAEPVVVPDGSYRWRIPLDELERIVAEVRAEAPPYAVGRERVRTRAVRALQLQAERRAGPVSNSWVQKAGRARAVSAFVDTVWPRTQPEEVLAALLTDPADPLLAPAEQEAIRWTRPPRSYRSAGWSAADLVLLDELAGLIERPDGYGHIVVDEAQDLSPMQCRAIARRAGFGSLTVLGDLAQGTTPWAARNWPEQLAHLGKEQAAVVPLTAGFRVPAAIVALANRLVAALDVDVPPARSLRRDGELTVREVGDLAAATVGAVRAALTHEGSIGVIADEPDTARLRAALAAAGIATATADDLTAEARVTVLPASIAKGLEYDHVVVAEPAAIAGAEARGLHRLYVVLTRAVSRLDVLHSRPLPPELGSPE